A section of the Penaeus chinensis breed Huanghai No. 1 chromosome 17, ASM1920278v2, whole genome shotgun sequence genome encodes:
- the LOC125034021 gene encoding alpha-(1,3)-fucosyltransferase C-like: MAPPASLYCSQVYFDPEWNTIPFRNGPVPKVVAYVGWRWVRKNWFDAHVKDIQSGFCPRACTITANLTEVWFNCTNWGVLCLETADAVLIHLRSVKSLEALKADLGPRDPSQPWVLFETETHLLGNSVHRASYRALGGVFNRTMNYRRDADVRFVHGFVVRRGRDASLLPPHWVRQTDLGNSSSIDFEELVSMKFLHLPVFKGKNDTRQLVVAFISNCWDNSGRLRYVEELQGHMRVDVFGVCGSLHCGTRRYAEHEYDVGKDPCLRLAARKYLFYLAFENALCTDYVTEKIYNLLYYPLVPVVRGAAEYAALLPPHSFVDAGRYTPKALARKLQRLANHQEEYEKYLAWRKYYQPSTVGGSRVLCDLCTRLYDQEFYQEKVIEDFYDWFVTRSNCNRSGTVRKRFKI, encoded by the exons atggcgCCCCCTGCTAGCCTCTATTGCTCCCAGGTttacttcgacccagagtggaacacaa TCCC GTTCAGAAACGGTCCTGTGCCGAAGGTCGTGGCTTATGTCGGCTGGAGGTGGGTGAGGAAGAACTGGTTTGATGCTCACGTGAAAGATATACAAAGTGGCTTCTGTCCCAGAGCCTGCACTATTACGGCCAACCTCACCGAGGTATGGTTTAACTGCACTAACTGGGGTGTGCTATGC TTGGAAACCGCTGACGCAGTGCTGATCCACCTCCGAAGCGTAAAGAGCCTTGAGGCCCTGAAGGCGGACCTAGGGCCCCGGGATCCCTCGCAGCCGTGGGTCCTGTTCGAGACGGAGACGCACCTCCTGGGCAACAGCGTCCACCGCGCCAGCTACAGGGCGCTCGGCGGCGTCTTCAACCGCACCATGAACTACCGCCGCGACGCAGACGTTCGCTTCGTCCACGGCTTTGTTGTGCGTCGCGGCAGGGACGCCAGCCTCCTGCCGCCGCACTGGGTCCGGCAAACTGATCTGGGAAATAGTTCAAGCATTGACTTTGAAGAGTTGGTCAGCATGAAGTTTCTTCATCTCCCGGTTTTTAAAGGGAAGAACGACACACGCCAGCTCGTCGTGGCGTTCATCTCCAACTGCTGGGATAACAGCGGCCGCCTGCGCTATGTCGAAGAGCTACAAGGACACATGAGAGTCGACGTGTTCGGAGTGTGCGGGAGCCTCCACTGCGGGACGCGGCGCTATGCCGAGCACGAGTACGACGTCGGGAAGGACCCGTGCTTGCGCCTCGCAGCCAGGAAGTACCTCTTCTACCTTGCCTTTGAAAACGCGCTCTGCACGGACTACGTAACGGAGAAAATCTACAACCTGTTGTACTACCCGCTGGTGCCCGTGGTGCGCGGGGCGGCCGAGTATGCTGCCCTCCTGCCCCCCCATTCCTTCGTGGACGCTGGTCGATACACGCCGAAGGCACTGGCCAGGAAGCTGCAACGCCTGGCCAATCATCAGGAG GAGTATGAGAAGTACCTAGCCTGGAGGAAATATTACCAGCCATCCACTGTGGGCGGATCTCGCGTGCTCTGCGACCTGTGCACGCGCCTCTACGACCAAGAATTCTATCAGGAGAAAGTAATTGAGGATTTTTACGACTGGTTTGTGACGCGGTCGAACTGCAACAGGTCCGGCACGGTTCGGAAGCGTTTCAAGATCTGA